The Megalops cyprinoides isolate fMegCyp1 chromosome 11, fMegCyp1.pri, whole genome shotgun sequence genomic sequence TACCTTTAACAGCAAGGCCTTCGTTCTGGCGCCATCTTCATGAAGCCTCTGAAATCCAAACAGTCGGCTGCAAGCAGAGAAGACAACACAGGCGGCTCCGCGTTACTTGAAGTGCACTAGATTGCATTTTTACACGCTTCGATATAAGAAAAGACGCACAAGGACAGAAGAGAACACCTCGAGTTCACATCAGGTTGTGTATCTGACCTGTCAATTTCGACCAAGCTATCCCTCTCCTGCGCTGTCAGCCTCGGAAAGTCCTCTTCGGTTTCACTCGCTTTTCCCGccgccattttcttttcctcatcaCCAGCAGCGCCGAGACTTCGAGCAGCAACGCAGGCAGCAGCGGCGAGCGACACTCCGCACGATTTCATGGAAACGCAACGGGTTAGCAAACGGGAAACTCCACCAAATTAAAAAACCGAGCGAAAATAGATGTCGGAAAAGCAACTTTTTTCcagtattaaaaaatgaaaaagaagtgTAGGTAATTCCGcaaggaaaagaagaaagtCTTCAAGCGgtcttcttttcacattttttatacaAAATCCTTCATGCAACCAATGCCGTGTGGTGCATGGAGTGCTGTTGATGTAGGGTTTTAAAACTGGGCGTTATTTGGTAATATCACAAACTTCCCCCCAACCACCAGCTCAAAGTTGTTGTAATTGTGTCACACAGGCGAACCCACGCCGCTGTCGTCGGAacgccctctccctctttcccagcCAATAGTGGCTGTCTAACATTGACACGTGACTGGCCTTATCTTGGGGTTCCTTTCTCTGGAGCCTCGTTTCTCATATAAACTTTCACGGGGAGGATTAAAAAACACTCAACTTTACGCACCCCTGCAGATCGTCTCGATTGGTTTGCCTTCGTGTAATAATGTGACGTTAGTATACTTTCGGACATCTCATTGGTTACAATGTCTGTCGTTTTTAAGTATTATCAGCGCAGTCAAAGTGAATACAGCAGCATGTTTGGTTGCGTGGccacatatatgtacacaacGTTATATACGTATGTATATATCTGTAAAGCTATAACGTTGTGTCACCATatagtaaatatttatatttacatactaGAAATTGCGAAGGATGCGTCACATTGCCATTAAGGAATGGATTTGATAGTCGTCAATTAGTGAATCAGTCGTAATAAGACACGTTTCAGAGTAAGGAGCGTACTCAAACATTCATTCGATTACGAAGTGTGTTCATTACCAAAAACAAATCTGCTCACTTCAATTGCGCATTTCAATCAGTAGATCGAAAATTTAGTGGTCTCCAAATCATTCCCTTGCGTTAGTTGCAGATTCAGTTCAATACAGCCCGTGCGAGcttgaaaaacatgttttagcCAATATCTTTCTATTGTCCCTTCTGTAGTGACACCCTTGTACACAAAGTTGTAGGTCGTGGATTTGTTTGTCAGGTATGGCGTTGATGCAGGGGGTGCTTACTGTGTTAGAAAATAAGATTAATTGTGAACTGATTATTTGCGATACATTTTCAACGGTTTGGATTTCGCTTTCGGTGGTTTGTATAAGGGTATAAGGTGTTTAATGACAAGCACGGGACATTCAGCTCAACAAGATTGGTCATCGCACCTATATTCTGGACTATATATCACACTGTGTCAAGCATGCCTGGAACGTTTAACATTTAACCGATACCTGTGCCCAAGGTACCAAACATGTTACTCTCAAATTGCCAGATCCACCTTAAGTATACCAAGTATacctgctaaataaataaatgtaaatgtaaatgtataccactctttaaaacaaaataaatgtgttctaAAATAGAATTACTCTAGTTTtaacaatgacacacaaatatgacCTCAATTATTTTAAGAGTGGTTTTTGCTTTGGAAGATGAGGTAAATTTCTTGTTGGTGTGAAACAACGCCTGCTTGCCTTGTGCTGTCCGACCACATCACAGTAGCAGGAGCACCATGTTAATGGGATCCAAACAGCAGACAACACTTAGGCCCAAATATCTTGCTCTGTAGTGCAAAAACTTTGCCTTAGACTGTGAAAATTGTGGAATGTGTTACAGTACAATTAATGGAAATGTGCTGAAACTGCAGTAACTTGAGGCAAGGAACACATCAGGGGAAAAGATCTTCCAATTTCTGAATCTGCCATGGGTGTCACTGAGGGGGAAATGAGTGTTTCTCTGCCATTACCTCTGTGAAAAGTAGCTTTGAAGATAGAGATACACAAAGAGAGTATAAATATGATTTCCACAGAGTGGAAAGCCAGTGAAGTGGTAAACCACTCTCAATGAATGCACATCATTACCATTCTTACTGAGGAACCAGGTGCTTATATCCATTGAGTATATTTCTTACAAGACCAAATTTTTGTTTCTATATGTTGATTTTGCTGAATGGCTGAAATGCATAGTGCATATTctatgcattttgtgtgtgtgtctagctCAACTGTCTTTTGGTGTAGagacaattaaaaaatgagGACCCACACACTGCTcctatttaacattttcagttattatttgtaagaacagaaagaatcattatttacatttgtttgaaatgttgtaGACATTAGATACTGAAATTAAACGTTACAGTTGTAGTTACAGAAATGTTATTCAGTCAAAAGTTACAGCATTCAGTTGTAAAGTTTTGCTTGTTGTAACAGTAATATTAGTTCTCTTGAATagtttgtaattaaaataaaataatcatagtgaggttttattttaaagtgcaCTTTACATCTCAACAGTTCAAAACAATCTTGtattaaatttgttattttccTTGTAAACACTACTGTAATTATTGTACTATCTTCTCCACCTGGGAAAATTGAAGaggaaaatgtatatattctaTTGAACGATTGTGTGAATACATGTCGAATTCTGCACATGCTTGTATATCATATCTGTATATAATTTAACAAGCAGGCTACCATACAACAAGCAGCTATTGTCGTAGCTGAAACCAACGATGTACATAACCCACAGTATAAACGATTCGTACATATGTCCACGTATAAACCCAATCCGGTATTTATTCACAATGCAGGACTTCTGAAAGTTACAGTGTTAATTTGAAAGCAACgtgacaaatggaaaataaattcgTTAAACCCGTGAATAATCTTATGTGTTTCTACACTGAAACGCGTTtttagcaacaacaacaacaaaaaaaacattgcaaatggGATGGGTGCAGTTGTACATTGACGTTAACTAAAGCGCGTACTCAAAAGGTCAATACTGGGACTTGCGTCTTTAAATATAGACGTCGTAGAACTCAGTGGGCGGTAGCTATCCAGCTACGTAACTGAACAGTGACAGCAACGTTGTCAACATCCGTATTGCAAAATGGCGGAGCGTAGAGAAGGTTAGTGGTATTCATGTAATCAGCTGTGCGTATCCTCGCTAAATGTGTTACAAATAGCAAGAAGCATAATTTTGTTACATGATAAAATGTTAAGGATTGATCCACTGCTGTAAACATAAAAttctaaaatataatttgaaataaCACATAGTCTGTATGTGCGgccatagctagctagcgtcaGCTAGCTACCTTTCCCATGGCTACGAATTTATGAGTGTTTAAGCTAACTTAGCCGGCTTGCTAATTTAGCTAATATTAGTCAACATTAACTACAGACATAACTCATGCAGCGTCTCACTGGTTTCATTGGCCGACtttgcagtgttacagtgtACCTAGGCTAGCTATTAAAGTGTATCCAATTGAATAGTTATCTAGTGTAGCTACCTACAATGTGCCCTTTTTGTCGACAACATTGGCCATACATTACATAACGCTCGCTACATAGTGAGCCAGCTACGATTACATACTACACCTCTATATATAGTAGCAATCTAAAATGGCTAGCCAACAAGATCGGCAGCTAATTATTTTAGCTGCATTTGTGTAATCTCTTGCTAGTCAGGCAGCGTTCGTTACTTGCCAGTTAAAGTAACTAGGTGCTCCCTGTATAACAACAAATCATTCACCCTTAAATTGACCAAGCTAGCCAACCTGGCTATGGCTAGGTTGATGTCAAGGTGAATACTTATCCTAAGACTATGTAAAACTAAAGTAAGTGTGGTGTTAGCTGGTTGCATCCAAGTATTGTGAGATATAAAGTAAAGTTAGTTTTATACAAAAAGTGTCATACACAAAAGTGTCAACGAGGTCTCCAGTAGTTAGCCATGTGTACGTGTGGTTTTCTTAAGTTAGCTAAGTTAGATTTTCTTATTTAGTTATACTCGCTAGCTAAATGTCCTACtacttgaaaatgaaagtcAGAAGCATATAGTCATATATAGATCAGACGCTTATTGTCGCAGTAGGTTATTCCTTTCTGAAGACTGAGTCGTTCACCCCATGAACATATTTGTTAGGTTATTAGAGataaaatataactttttttcAACCTTCTCCAATTGAGTCTTTAATTTGTAGTTGCATGTGTTCTATTGGAATAAGCTACTTGACTTGTCTAGCTAGAATCAAACTGACACCCATCTCTGGTTTCTGTATGAAGATCAAGAGAGTGATGATGACACATATGAAGTAGTCGACCTGACCGACTATGCCAGGCGCCATCAGTGGTGGAGCCGTGTGTTCGGGAACAACTCAGGGCCAATTGCAGAGAAGTACTCGGTGGCCACCCAAATCATGATGGGTGGAGTGACTGGCTGgtatgttcatgtgtggttggtggtgtcctgtttgtgcagctttATGTCACCTTATTAGGTGCGctgtgttgctctggataaaggcgtctgctaaatgatacTATAGGCATTTAGTGCCATGATGGCAGTGTAAGTTTCTCTGTGTAAGACTgtcagccaaataaataaaatttaaccCACGGAGAGTGATTGTTTAGACTTATGAGCATTTATTACTCAGTCTTGTGATTTACATTAACTTcatgacatgttttaaaaacattccacTAGCTTCAGTTTCAAATGTTTCTTGCCTTTTCCCTTGAAggttaaaattatttataatatccAATTTGATATTAAAAGGAAGGTAAATGAAGGTAAATGGATAAATTGGTCATCAgtctttttaatcttttcccTGTAAGGTGTGCTGGATATCTCTTTCAGAGGGTTGGGAAGATTGCAGCCACAGCTGTTGGTGGAGGATTTCTTTTATTGCAGGTAAGCACTGTGTTATATGATGCATCAACATTTAGAGCATGTAACCACAGCCTTACAGTGAGAATTCTCCATTGAGGGATACCTGGAgtagaaaaaaagtcattcctAGTagttttgttatatttgttttattcaccaGTGTTTGATCTTTCAGTTAATatgttttggaaaaacacatgcacaggttTTGATTTGAACCCGCTAGTTAATTTCAATGTAAATATCTTTATTCATAGGATCGTCCTTCTTTTCTGGAGTCTAAAGtgaatttctgcttttttgccTTGCAGATTGCAAATCACAGTGGATATGTGCAAGTTGACTGGAAGAAAGTTGAAAAGGATGTGAATAAAGcaaagaaacatctgaagaagAAAGCTAACAAAGCAGCACCTGAAATAAACTCATTTATTGAAGAGGTAAAGGCTTTCTTATAAACTAGTTTGCAGCTCTTCTAGAATTCTCTTCTATAATGTAGAGAAATTATTGATTATGGAATTATAATCTGTCATGGGTTAATTACtataatttgtttgaaaaattgTATGAAGATGAATGCTGTTACTTGGAGAAATACATTGTTTTCCCATTAATCTAATCCAAAAGATTGAAAGGCAAAAACcagtatgtattttatttatcatgtgTTGTGTGGTAGTTGATTACATATTATGCtatcatataaaatataagcaaTAGTGCCCTCTGTCGGTAGATAATGTTAAAGTAACAAGTATTTGTGGACATAACTTGTCAGGAACAGGTAAACATTCAAATATGTTCTATTTTTGAGTCATCATTTATCAACACTCACTTTTGATATGATTAATGGAACAAAGTTGTTTAAATATATAGAATATGTGCGAGTTCTTGattcatggaaaatattttattgtacgGAAAATTTCCAAtttaattgtgaaaatgtgcttgcttactttcccttttctttttctagTCTACAGAGTTTGTAAAGAGAAACATTGTCCTCTCCAGTGGATTTGTGGGCGGTTTCTTGCTTGGACTGGCATCCTAAAGTCGCCGTCGAGCCTACAAGGAGTATCTGCTGTACACCGGAGGTTGTAATAACTGTGAAGTATTTTCTCCTATCCTGCTGCAGGAGAAACGGGGAGATGGGTGTCCTGTGAAGCAGCAGGGATGGAATGCAGATGTACATTTACAGCTGTGCAGGCTGCTGAAATACTATCCCCCTGTATACTGTGCCTCTATAGCCAGCCACCCCCGGCAGGTGTCGCAACACgactgacatactgtacataggACAGGCTTCACTCCTCACGTTACATTCTGATCTTTGTGTTTTAGCTTGTTATTTATTAGACATGTCTATAGAAACCACACAATCATATCATTTAAAATCGTCTAATGTGCTGAATAGGAAACACCACATTTTCATGATGTGTCCTGTTGGCTATAAAGATATACCAGAATGCTCGGTAGTGAGTTAATTTTTGGTTCTTATGATtaattttttgcctttttaacaGTGCAATATTCCTTAGTGTACagtgtaatgtatttgtttctaCGCTTGCACAAATACCAAATAacacttttttctgttattactgtgtgtgtgtttttttttaatgtgtacaaGTTAAATAAATGTCCTCAGAACCGGTATGCTTATGTTCTCTGTCGTTATTTTCAccaaaagaaaggaaggaatGGATGGCTTTAAGTGTTTTGAATGATTAGCAAACAGTTCATATTACATGTGATCAATAAAATAGGTCATAGTATTGAGACAGATGGAAATGATATTTTTGAAAGATATGACCCCATGTCCTTTTTGTGTAACAGCCCATGTACATTGCACAAAGTACAGTAAAGTGCTGCCGTCACACGTCATGCCTTATGTTAGTATAGTCAAGAATGCCTCCCTGCATTTCACCATTTTGAGAGGCATACAATAAGACTTAAGATGACCCATAGCAAATGGACTGTAAATGTGTCTGACGTCCAATTTTGAAAGTGTTTGGCTTGATATTAGAATCGACAAAGTTTCGTCGAGAGATCATTAGCTCTTACTATGGCTAATTTaagataaatattaatgtaaaacagCCGGTAGCATTTAAAAACTACAATTAAGTGCTTCTTAGTTGTCAAGTCTTAAGTACCATTCTGTGGGAAAATTGTTCAAATTAGATTCGACACAAAAGTGTAATGAATCCAACTAGCTAATCAAGTAATTTATTTCAAAGTTTTGTTTCAGTCAATGCGGACGCACGCAAAAGTACCCAGCAACTTTAGAGCACTGTATCTCAGCAACGAGGGCAAACGATGCATTCTCCATAGCAACCCAAAGACAGTTAGCTTGCT encodes the following:
- the fundc1 gene encoding FUN14 domain-containing protein 1 codes for the protein MAERREDQESDDDTYEVVDLTDYARRHQWWSRVFGNNSGPIAEKYSVATQIMMGGVTGWCAGYLFQRVGKIAATAVGGGFLLLQIANHSGYVQVDWKKVEKDVNKAKKHLKKKANKAAPEINSFIEESTEFVKRNIVLSSGFVGGFLLGLAS